The genomic stretch TTACTTTATTCAGATTCAGATCTACTGTCGTCAGATGTCTCTATTCTGCAGATCTGAGTTCTGAAAAACCAAGCCTGTAGGATTCAGCAGAGAGCAACCTTAAGGTCGGAGTTCTGAATAACCGAGCCTGTAGGTGTAGGATTCAGCAGAGAGCAAACTAAGTCCCAAAAACGAGATGGGATTAGATAAGGTAGAAACTTTGATCTGACAAACTGCTGCCTTGGCAAAGTGTCCACTTTATAGTTTATAAGCACACAAAGAGAGAGGCCTTTGGAGAGGAAAATGACCAAACTTAAGTCAAAtctctcatttttcttttccatttttttacaGCCTTCGCTCATACAAAACGCAACTCAAAAAACATGGCAGCTAGCTAAGGTATATACACAGTTCATAGATCTTTCGCCCTCTGGATTCAGAAACGACCATCTCTGTACAGCACTGGAGAGCCCAAGCCACACAGGTCCTTTGCACGATCTGTGCTCTTCGATCCATCCATGAGTCTGTAGACTCTTCTTGTGCATCATCGATCACCTGGCCTCAGAACCCTTCATTATCCTGAGCTTCTTGCACGAAGAGATGAACATGCTGCAAACAGTTAAGCGAGTCACAGTTAGGCTTCTGTCCACTCACGCATCTTCAGATCTGAAAAGAGCTGATTAACGTGTTGATCCGATGACACTTACTCCCAGGGCACGTCTCCGACGAGCATGAGGTCGCCGTCCTTGTCCTCGTAGGCGAGGGCGTGCtggtggtcgccgccgccctccgcggcggcgaaggaCTTGGTGAAGAGGGCGTCCAGCGCCTCCCTAAGCTCCCTATACCCCTTGTACATCCGGAGGTCCACCTTCCTGAGGTACGGCGCCCCGTCCATGCTCACTTTCACATACAGGCCCcctccctgctgctgctgctcggcctTCTTCACCGCCGCGGCCTGGAAGGTGTTCTTCCTGTACGCCCTCACCGGCGGCCACCCCACCACTTGCGCTCTGGcgaagccaaaaaaaaaggtgaaaagTTTGGTTAGCTGATGTACTCTGTTTTCCGGATGCAGGGGATGTGGGATTGTGGTTGGGTGTTGCTCTTACTTGGCAGGTGCGGCGGCGTCGTGGTCGTCGCCGGTGGCGGCCGGGCTGGTGCCGGAGTCCTCGCTCCTGGTGTCGTCGAGCGCGCGCTTAGCGCCGACGGAGGGTGATGCCTTCTTCGGCCTGTCGTCGCCGCTGCTGGTTCCGGGAAGGCCGAGGCGGAGCTCGGTGGCGCTGAGGTTGTCGGCGTCGATCTCCATGGGAGTAAAGAAGAGAAGGTGCCGGCTGGTGTTTCTTggcagaggaagagagagagagagagagaaaggtaTGAACAGGTAGCgactggagagagagagggggggaagACGATGAGGATTGAGGAGAAAGTTTGCGTGGAATGAAGGTGAGACAGGAGGATTGCGCCCGCTTTGTGCGTGGCTATATAGGGTGGGTGGCGATGAGGCCTTCCATTACTGGCTGGCCGCGGCGCATCTTTTAAATGGTGGCGCGTACGCGCgtgtcccgcggcgggggcggcagaGCGGAGGGGACAGgtgggccggcggccgcgctGCCTGGGCCCCGGCCGACAGGTGGGGCCGCGGGGGAATGGACGGGGTCTTGATTCCTTGCCGCTGGCCTCTGGACGGAACGGTTGGGGCAGCCCATGTGTGGTGCGCGGGGCCCACCTGCCTGCGGGCCAGCCGGGCCAAGGGGGCGTGTGTGTGATTGCGGGGGTGGGGGAGCAGTTTCGGTTGGTCAAGTTGCTGCGGACAAGGAATGGACGGGGGAGATGCGGTGGGGTGCTGCGAGGCTTCCCCACACGCCGACAGGAGCCCGCTTTCTTACTATTTCTTTCATCTGTGGGCGGACGGGCGGTGCTCGGCAAGGCAGGGCGCGATTGGAGGCTTTGTCGAGATCTCGTGTATTCAGGGACCGACGATACTgccttggtggtggtgggtgcaTGATGCGGCGTTGATCGGAGCAGGCACGGCAAATACGGGCCAGGCACGCGAGCCGGACATCGGCCGCATCCATCGCCCATCAGCCGGGCAGGGGCCCCGTAGCCTCTAGTCTGTCCCCTCCACGGACCCTGCCGGCCGCGCGTGTGAACCACCagatcgctcgctcgctcgacAGTGAAGAGACACCCGCACGCTCCGCGGCGTCGTGCACACGGACGGACGGATGGACACGTGAGGGATGGGAACGGGCTATCGAATGAGTAGAGGTCTCGCTAGCGGAGGGGGACGCGTCGAGGGGTGTGGTTAGGTCCGGGCTTTAGCCAACCGCGTCGCTGTCTTGCGCTGGGTTCTCTTTCCTGAAAGGCGCGGCACCATCATGGCGTGGTGTCCCCGAGAGCCGCCAAGTCCATAccgcccggccggccaccggcagccaCCAGCTGGGCCGTGCGCGACCGTGCGCTGGCGCCGCGAGCCCGTTCAGCGCCGGCGCGAGCCGTGGCGTGGCGCCCGACGGCATGCAGCTCTCGCTTGCACGCGACGCCTATCTGGCTACCTGCAGAAAGCCTGGCTCATCATGCATTTGCATGCTCCGGACAGGCACGGTCACATGCGTCCCGTGCCCAGTGCCCGTGCGCGCGCACTGTCCGATCCCCGGTGGCCGTCTTGGCGGCTGGCCAGCCAGCGCGCGGCCCGGCCGGCTGCCCGGCAGCGACGGAGCACGGAGAGGGCGGAGACGATGGGAGATGGATGTGATGATGGGATGAAACCGTGTTTGTTGGTTGGTTGCGGGTCAAGCTCATCGACATCGATCGAGCCCTGCAACGGAATCGAATCCGCCCACTTGCCTTCATGCACGATCGATGATGGTTGTTTGGAACAGCACGGACCGCGCGCACTTTGTGGACTTGCGAGTACGCGTTGTCACCTGAGGAGAGAATTGAACGGCCACGTTGTGCGTGTGGCCATGTACGGAACGCGGTCCCTCGGTGCCTCAGCTCGATCGGCCGCAGGCCTTTCCGTTGTTGCTGCTCAGCGTGTGCTGCTAGCTGCTGGCATACACGAACGAAACACGCGCCACCTGCTAGTTTCCGCGCGCGTTTCCTTTCCTATCCTATCACACCACGATACCAGCAAAGGCAGCAAGACGATCGACGGCGAGATCGAGTAGTGTCAAGCGCAAGAGCATTATGCCATTATTCACGATAGCGTGCTGCTGTATTATTGGATCCAATCAATCGAGACCACAGCCTCTCAGCTTGTTGTACATGCATGTTTTCTCCTCGATCTCAAAAACATGCCTAAACATGCATTTCATCATGAAGAGGAGAGCGAGAAGACCAAACGATCACTTCAGATAGGAATAATTAATAGACGCGGCCCACCTATCAGAGCAAGGACTAGACGCAAGTTACATGAAAGTGCAGCCTACGGGCTCAgcagcttatctgataagcctgctgtcTGAAGAATCTGCTATCTGAATAAGCTgtgtgtttggcaatcctgattattttatGTCGATTGTCTATCCTGACTGGTAAaatgacctgaatgcccctgaggctgataatagctcatttttgttGTGAATACAAGGAGAAGATAATAATTCTAATATCTTTGGAGCTTGCTAAATAGAAATTGTATTataataatatgaaattcatatgatagatcggtctagtaCGAAAATATTCGTGATGGGTACAACAACTGTGATTGGTACAACAACGAATCACGAAACCATAGTGACAGCAATAGCATCACGCAGTGCACCCATATCCATGTCATCTCCtaaagcaccaccaccatctgtgCTAGGTTGGGTTGGATTAGCATCATCTTCCTCAAAATCCTCTTCAAAATAATCTGCCATTTGAGCAATCCATCAAGAAGTGTGTCGGGATCTGGGCAGAGGGTTGGAAGGGAGGCGGGCGGAGGGCAAGGAGCCGAGCGACGGAGCCGGCGGCAGTGGACTGATGTGCGGGAGGTGGTGGCCGCAGGGAACGCGCGGAGGAGGCACGGGATTCGGCGGCCGCAGGGGAGGGAGCCAGCTCGGGAGGCCTTACGcggagcgcgggaggcggcggctgtggagggaggcggagggaaaGGAGGCGGCGAGTGTCGAGGGAGGCAGAGggcaaggaggcggcgggcgttgagggaggcgcgggagacggcggcggcggcgggcaggaggTGTCGGTGGAAAGGGTATCAAGGAGAAGGGGATTCTCTTAAGCGATAACCGTCTCCTGACCCGCGTATGAGAAAATCCCACCTCTTGTTGTTTCCTAGATTTTGGGCTAAGCTGCTTGTGTgctaagcgggaaataagcgaggCGTTTGCGTGGGATTTTTGTTTATTTCCACCTACAAGCCGCTTATAAACAAATACAAATGGGACCGTGCGAGTCGTAGTACGTACATGTTGTAGGTGTGCAGGCAGCGGTGGTCGGTGGAGCTGAAGCAAGAAATATGACAAAAGGGATGCTAAGTAATGTAGCAAGGGCTAGACAAATTCTGTTGAAGATAAAATGTGAAACAACTAAGCTAACAACTAATGTAATATACTTGCTATTATTAGGAGCTTCATGAGGATTTGTGATGCTGCTCCTGATGCATTCCGGGCCAATACTGTACATGGGTCAAGTTTTTAGGTATGGGACAAATTATCTCCAGTTGATCTTCTTTCCTCTTTCCCCTTTTCTCTTTTCAGCAATAAAAGAGTTTGAGGGGATAAAAATCTGCCACAACAGATCCAATTTCTATTTTCCTTTCCCCATAATTTTTTCTCGATCCCCTTTATCCCCCTCCCTGTCCATGTGTCGTACGGATAGAAAAAGATAGGGAGATGCCATCTCCTATCACTTCGCACCTCCTTTGAGGAGCAGATGGAACCTAGCTGCAATCGTCAGACCAAGAACAACGAAAAACATTTCTCACAGTGAATTTAATAAAATTAATTGGTTGTTATAAATGTTGTTGTTCAATTCTATAACATTGGACAAAGTTGAAAGGAGCCTAAAGTGAACTATAGTTGAAATTGGTCAAAAGATCTCATAAATCGCACGAGCCTAGGTTTCATAAAATCATAATTTAGTCATCCTTGAGTTAGTTAAAGTTTCCAACCTAATATTTCTACAATTATTCAgcaaatttagttttaaaagaATTAGATTTTTTATAACGCTAGTGATCCAAATAACCCCTTAACAAAGGAGGATGGGAGGGCATAAGCCCTCCTCCACACAtgtgtttgtttagtataaaaaaagaggggaaaaaagaatGCAATAAGATGAGTCACCGCTAGTTATTCTATATCTTCTTCTAAGGTGGCTAGGAAGTGGAGTTGATAGGCTACCGAGATTTAGAAGTTTCGTTTGGACAAAGCATCTGCCTTCCAGTCATGCCGCTTGAGGTGGGTACAGTGTTGCACCTTGGATCTACTATCTCTATCTAGTAAAATAAGTTATTTTAGGAGTTTTAGCATATATTAATAAGGAGGTAAAATGATCTTACATGCCCCtatttattagccatatttACACTACCTGGCTGCCACATGCACACGTAAATACCGAATGAGTAAATAAAAAggacttattttttctttttgataaattttgaatcttagaatgatattttttttggatGTAGGGAGCAGCTCATATATGCTATTTCTTCTTGTGTTTTTCTTTCTAACTTCTACCTGCGAGGTCGGTCGTCCTTTTTTAACCTGACTTTATCTCCTTTTCTCCTAATGAAATACTCTCAGCGTTGTAAGATATTGTTTATTTTGGTTTCATCCATACTCAAGCTTCTTTATCATTAACCAAGCAAGTTTATAGGAGCGTTAGAGCGCTCGCACGTGCGCGCGGCCTCGCTCCAGCTGGCCGGAGTCCGATCCCCAGCCCGCGCCCCCTACTGTGGTTGCGTATATGCGCAGGGATCGTGCTCGTGTACCGTCCCCGGGGAGGCCGGCTGGCCGGCTGGAAACGATGGGAGGATCATGATGATGAGAA from Setaria italica strain Yugu1 chromosome II, Setaria_italica_v2.0, whole genome shotgun sequence encodes the following:
- the LOC101777916 gene encoding auxin-responsive protein IAA24, with the protein product MEIDADNLSATELRLGLPGTSSGDDRPKKASPSVGAKRALDDTRSEDSGTSPAATGDDHDAAAPAKAQVVGWPPVRAYRKNTFQAAAVKKAEQQQQGGGLYVKVSMDGAPYLRKVDLRMYKGYRELREALDALFTKSFAAAEGGGDHQHALAYEDKDGDLMLVGDVPWDMFISSCKKLRIMKGSEAR